Genomic DNA from Methanosarcinales archaeon:
AGAAGTCTTCAAATGATTCAAACTTATTATCGGCAATAAAGTGGTTTTCAAGGAAAGAAAACGGATTTTCTACCTTTCCCTTGGTCTATACAGTCAAATGCACCTAATCTAAACTTTGAGATACAAATGTTCCAGGTCACCCATCCTTTCCACCCATTTTATGGAAATGAGTTCGAGATCATAGAGTGCCGTTATGGATGGAATGAAGAGAGGGTATGGTTTTACAAACAAGACGGTACGGTAGGAACCCTACCATTGGCCTGGACAAATCTTCGGCCACCAGATCCCTATCTTGACATGAAAGAGGGGCATTCACCATTCCGTGTGGAAGACCTCCTGCAGCTATCTGATTTGATAAAGGAGATAATGAAATGACTCCAATTATTATTCGATATTTTGTAAATATAATTTTGCCGCATATGTTAAGAAGATTATGTTTATACATTCAATTGATAACGATTATTATAGTATATTCAATGATGAATGATTTAAAAGGCAAAATCTTATTAACAGATAATAACATATCTTCACAAGAGGCATATCATGAAGCAAAGCCAAACAAGCAAGCAAAAGGAGCAGTACCTGCAAAATCAGGGGGTATTAAATCCACACCCGGAACGTGTTCAGGACAAACTCTTTCTGGAGAACGAATTTTTCGACCCGCTAGACCTGCTCCAGGTCCGATACGAGATGATACGATGCCATCAGATAGACAAGGCTACCGTTACAGAAACATCAAAACGGTTCGGTGTCTTCCTTCATCGTCGGACCATCGAGCGAGGACTTGCCAGTGCCAAAAAAAAGAGTCAGACCTAAAAAAAAACACACGAATTTCCGAATTTCGTTTTTCAAAGGCGGGACGACCTTGATCGATCAATATGAACAGCTACGGGCATCAATGATCTCACCTAATGTAGAACTGCAAACACCAAGCTATGGTGTTTTCATGTTGCATGGAATGTTGGGATGGATCAGGGCACTTCCAACCCTTGCACCAACACCTGAGGAAAAATCAGAATATACAGGAATCGAATCCAGGGTAAAAGTTTCTAAGATCCAATCGGAAAACTACAGCAATGTCGTGAATGTATTAGCGAATATGGTCGTCTGCTGTCTGGGGGGAGACCATGAATGATCCCAAAATAACCTCCGATCACCTTCACAAGGTAGCGTATCTCTATGTTCGCCAGTCATCCATTAGACAGGTGATCGAGAACAAAGAGAGTACACAACGGCAATACGCCCTTAAGAACAGGGCTCTGGCTCTTGGCTGGAAGTTGGATCAGATCATCGTGATCGATGACGACTAGGGTCTGTCCGGTACCAGTACGCAGGATCGAAAGGGCTTCCAGCGACTTGTAGCTGAAGTGGGATTGGGGAAGGTAGGACTGGTAATGGGGCTGGAAGTATCACGATTGGCACGAAACAATACCGACTGGCACCACTTACTGGAGATATGTGCTCTGACAGATACACTCTTACTTGATGAAGATGAGTTATATAATCCTGGATTCTTCAACGACAGATTGCTGTTAGGTTTGAAGGGCACAATGAGTGAAGCTGAAATCCACTTCTTGCATGCTAGATTGCAGGGAGGGATACTCAACAAAGCAAAGCGCGGTGAGTTGAAGATGCGCCTACCAGTGGGCTTTGTTTACGATGATTCGGGGAACACTGTCATCGATCCCGACAGACAGGTTAAAGAAGCTGTGGAACACTTGTTC
This window encodes:
- a CDS encoding recombinase family protein: MSGTSTQDRKGFQRLVAEVGLGKVGLVMGLEVSRLARNNTDWHHLLEICALTDTLLLDEDELYNPGFFNDRLLLGLKGTMSEAEIHFLHARLQGGILNKAKRGELKMRLPVGFVYDDSGNTVIDPDRQVKEAVEHLFSTFKRKGSA